A genomic stretch from Fusarium musae strain F31 chromosome 9, whole genome shotgun sequence includes:
- a CDS encoding hypothetical protein (EggNog:ENOG41), which produces MAKTYPPVQPGGSLILAWQIKHKKVLVVGGGEVAAGRILNCLNADANVTVVCPKSGLNDEVAYRVSEGQVAHVDRVFEPEDLDGASMVLVAIDDPAASTVIWKLCKERRIPANIADVPPECDFYFGSIHRDGPLQIMVSTNGKGPRLAAAIRQFIAKQLPKNAGNAIETIGELRLRLRKMAPKPEDGPKRMLWMSKVSDTYKWDEMCGLTDEDMDNLLLFYPANKVPAMDVLLALRGGTDVKKLDVFDGSFGFSVGA; this is translated from the exons ATGGCAAAGACTTATCCCCCTGTACAGCCTGGAGGCAgtttgatcttggcatgGCAAATCAAGCACAAGAAGGTGCTTGTTGTCGGCGGTGGTGAG GTCGCTGCTGGTAGAATCTTAAACTGTCTCAACGCCGATGCCAACGTCACTGTCGTGTGCCCCAAGTCCGGCCTCAATGATGAAGTCGCCTACCGAGTCAGCGAAGGCCAAGTCGCCCACGTCGACCGAGTATTCGAGCCCGAAGATCTAGACGGAGCCAGCATGGTTCTGGTCGCTATTGACGACCCCGCCGCCTCGACCGTCATTTGGAAGCTTTGCAAGGAGCGAAGGATTCCAGCCAACATCGCCGACGTACCACCCGAATGCGATTTCTATTTCGGCAGTATTCATCGCGATGGTCCCCTCCAGATTATGGTCAGCACCAACGGCAAGGGACCCAGGTTGGCGGCGGCCATTCGACAGTTCATCGCCAAGCAACTACCCAAGAATGCTGGTAATGCCATCGAGACTATTGGTGAACTACGACTCAGATTAAGAAAAATGGCCCCCAAGCCTGAGGATGGACCCAAACGAATGCTTTG GATGTCCAAGGTTAGCGATACCTACAAGTGGGACGAGATGTGCGGCCTCACAGACGAAGATATGGACAATCTCCTTCTGTTTTATCCTGCCAACAAAGTTCCTGCGATGGACGTTCTGCTAGCTCTCCGAGGAGGCACCGACGTCAAGAAACTCGACGTCTTTGACGGCTCATTCGGCTTCAGTGTCGGCGCCTAG
- the GLD1_3 gene encoding mitochondrial glycerol dehydrogenase Gld1 (EggNog:ENOG41) yields MSFGRTVTLNSGHKMPQIGYGTWQAAPGEVGNGVYEALKAGYRHLDLAKIYQNQREVGEGIKKALDDVPGLKREDIFITGKLWNNKHRPEEVPGALDDSLEELGLDYIDLWLIHWPVAFKNGPELFPLKADDKNKTELDQGVTLSQTWEAVTKLPKEKVRSIGVSNFSIEMLETIIKDTGVTPAINQVERHPRLPQPELVKYLKEKGIYLTAYSAFGNNSWGEPLLINTPEVKAIADRLSKSKGKEVTPAQVILAWSTLDNHIVIPKSVTPARIRSNFEEVELDEEAIKELEKFGEKPQRFNIPKTYSPDWDIDVFGDEKEKTATHKVVLKL; encoded by the exons ATGTCTTTCGGTCGAACTGTCACCCTCAACTCGGGCCACAAGATGCCCCAGATCGGCTACGGCACCTGGCAGGCTGCCCCCGGTGAGGTCGGTAACGGTGTCTACGAGGCCCTCAAGGCCGGCTACCGCCACCTCGATCTTGCCAAGATCTACCAGAACCAGCGTGAGGTCGGAGAGGGCATCAAGAAGGCCCTCGATGATGTCCCCGGCCTCAAGCGTGAGgacatcttcatcactgGCAAGCTCTGGAACAACAAGCATCGCCCTGAGGAGGTTCCCGGTGCTCTCGATGACTCCCTCGAggagcttggtcttgactaCATCGAT CTCTGGCTGATCCACTGGCCCGTTGCCTTCAAGAACGGCCCCGAGCTCTTCCCCCTCAAGGCCGACGATAAGAACAAGACAGAGCTTGACCAGGGCGTTACCCTGTCCCAGACCTGGGAAGCCGTGACTAAGCTGCCCAAGGAGAAGGTCCGCTCAATTGGTGtctccaacttctccatTGAGATG CTTGAGACCATCATCAAGGACACCGGAGTCACCCCCGCCATCAACCAAGTCGAGCGCCACCCTCGTCTTCCCCAGCCCGAGCTTGTCAAGTAcctgaaggagaagggtaTCTACCTGACCGCCTACTCCGCCTTCGGCAACAACTCATGGGGCgagcctcttctcatcaacaccccCGAGGTCAAGGCTATCGCTGACCGCCTCAGCAAGtccaagggcaaggaggtCACACCCGCCCAGGTCATCCTCGCCTGGTCCACCCTCGACAACCACATCGTCATCCCCAAGTCCGTTACTCCTGCTCGTATTCGCAGCAACTTCGAGGAGGTGGAGCTTGACGAGGAGGCtatcaaggaacttgagaagttcgGCGAGAAGCCCCAGCGTTTCAACATCCCCAAGACCT ACTCTCCTGATTGGGACATTGATGTTTTCggcgacgagaaggagaagactgCTACCCACAAGGTGGTTCTCAAGCTGTAG